A part of Carcharodon carcharias isolate sCarCar2 chromosome 6, sCarCar2.pri, whole genome shotgun sequence genomic DNA contains:
- the LOC121279086 gene encoding zinc fingers and homeoboxes protein 1-like — translation MASKRKSKIPCMVPASETLDQDPELDMITDDLPPDISDESLTADSAVIDDENIPEKEVQDTQIKRLEGGYECKYCTFETQDLNEFTLHVDSKHPNVILNPSYFCVECNFTTKRYDTLNDHNARYHSGEINFKLKMVKHNNQTVFEQTVEESNSNGVSTNEEQAESTDSTPMGISISKTSIMKMIKSKTETKRISVSPSLVDEFTADQENNDETLGANSVSGSTNTSGICINQETNGVILDSVNVSQVIPSPTPNLVPKVMIPVNSIPTYNTNMDVNTHLLNSFNRFPYPTQSEVVTLKTQTKYAEEQIKIWFTAQRLKHGISWTPEEVEDAKKKLFNGTVHSIPQTITVIPAQISTSANGLQQILQPCQIVGQPGIVLAQVASTNAVAGNSPITVTVAGVANQTPQWQKRRAQEGDAGPEAKRTNNAQLPQLAAQGSSLVPASATDPYGVRLKKTKEQLTELKASFNRNAFPSDAEIARIIQVTGLSRGDIKKWFSDTRYNHRNSRCNQNVNVPEVSSTIVLDSGDETTSESLVITQQRKHGWNAFPDFTPQKFKEKSTEQLHLLEESFLSNPFPNDDEINKLRTDTKLTRREIDVWFCERRKAKCSDDKNEESGKAIGGEVDVKYKDSDGVSAKSNYGQIHTTSLASGLAIPRVMAAAASRLYKKTPEQLHLLKSAFVRTQWPSPEEYDRLAADSGLARTDIVSWFGDTRYAWKNGNLKWYYYYQSGNVECQNGQTQVSSKKSKGRGRSRGRPRGRGRPRGTGRSNNWSGTSTSKSGHASSGKNILEQYYLKHKYLNEEDLDDLVARSCMSYESIREWFVQRQTEGGASESNNSDGQYPGDDEKNEPLDEDEDWPGEENASQEDEDDASDASGSSDVWKPPSQKSNEVTEPDGEFSAENSNV, via the coding sequence AAGGAAGTGCAAGATACCCAAATCAAGAGACTAGAAGGAGGCTATGAATGTAAATATTGCACTTTTGAAACACAGGACTTGAACGAATTTACTTTGCATGTTGACTCAAAGCACCCAAATGTTATTCTTAACCCATCCTACTTCTGTGTGGAATGTAATTTTACGACCAAAAGGTATGATACTCTTAATGACCACAATGCCAGATACCATTCAGGTGAAATAAATTTTAAGCTTAAAATGGTAAAACACAATAATCAAACTGTCTTTGAACAGACTGTTGAAGAATCCAATAGTAATGGTGTTTCTACAAATGAGGAACAGGCAGAAAGCACTGATAGTACTCCAATGGGAATTTCAATAAGCaaaacttcaattatgaagatgATTAAAAGTAAAACTGAGACCAAAAGAATCTCTGTCTCACCTAGTTTGGTAGATGAATTTactgctgatcaagaaaacaatGATGAGACACTGGGGGCCAACTCAGTCTCAGGATCTACCAATACCAGTGGAATTTGCATTAACCAAGAAACAAATGGAGTGATACTTGATTCAGTAAATGTAAGTCAAGTGATACCCTCCCCAACTCCTAATTTAGTTCCTAAAGTTATGATTCCTGTGAACAGCATTCCAACTTACAACACTAATATGGATGTAAATACTCACCTACTGAACTCGTTCAACAGATTTCCTTATCCCACACAGTCAGAAGTTGTAACATTAAAGACTCAGACAAAATATGCAGAAGAACAGATTAAAATCTGGTTCACGGCTCAGCGTCTCAAGCACGGCATCAGTTGGACCCCAGAGGAGGTGGAAGATGCCAAGAAGAAACTTTTCAATGGAACTGTGCACTCTATACCACAAACAATTACAGTCATACCGGCACAGATTTCAACATCTGCTAATGGGCTGCAGCAGATCCTTCAGCCTTGTCAGATAGTTGGCCAGCCAGGTATTGTCTTGGCGCAGGTCGCCAGTACAAATGCAGTTGCTGGGAATTCTCCAATTACTGTCACCGTTGCAGGAGTTGCAAATCAAACACCACAGTGGCAAAAGCGCAGAGCACAGGAAGGTGACGCAGGTCCCGAAGCAAAACGGACAAACAATGCGCAGCTTCCACAACTTGCTGCACAAGGAAGCTCTCTCGTTCCCGCTTCAGCCACAGATCCATATGGTGTGCGCCTCAAGAAGACAAAAGAACAACTGACAGAACTAAAAGCCAGCTTCAATAGAAATGCGTTCCCCAGTGACGCGGAGATTGCTAGAATTATACAAGTGACAGGCCTCTCGAGGGGTGACATTAAGAAGTGGTTCAGTGACACAAGATACAACCACAGGAATTCAAGGTGTAATCAAAATGTCAATGTTCCTGAGGTCagcagcactattgttttagatTCTGGTGATGAAACCACATCCGAATCCCTTGTAATAACTCAACAGCGCAAACACGGATGGAATGCTTTCCCTGATTTTACTCCACAGAAGTTCAAAGAGAAATCTACAGAGCAGCTTCACCTCCTGGAAGAAAGTTTCCTTTCAAATCCATTTCCTAATGATGATGAGATTAACAAGCTAAGGACTGATACAAAACTCACCAGGAGGGAGATTGATGTCTGGTTCTGTGAAAGAAGGAAAGCTAAATGCTCTGACGATAAAAatgaggagagtgggaaagcaatTGGAGGCGAGGTTGACGTTAAATACAAAGACTCTGATGGAGTATCTGCCAAATCAAATTATGGGCAAATTCATACCACATCTTTGGCAAGTGGGTTAGCAATACCAAGAGTAATGGCTGCTGCAGCTAGTAGGCTATATAAGAAAACTCCAGAGCAACTACATCTCCTTAAAAGTGCATTTGTCCGTACACAGTGGCCGTCCCCAGAGGAATACGACCGATTAGCAGCAGATAGTGGACTGGCCAGAACTGACATAGTAAGTTGGTTCGGAGATACCAGATATGCTTGGAAAAATGGTAACTTGAAATGGTACTATTACTATCAAAGCGGTAATGTGGAATGCCAAAATGGACAAACCCAAGTTTCCTCCAAAAAGAgtaaaggcagaggtagatcaAGAGGTAGACCACGAGGAAGAGGAAGGCCCAGAGGCACTGGAAGGTCAAATAACTGGAGTGGAACATCAACTAGCAAATCAGGCCATGCTTCTTCAGGGAAAAATATTCTTGAACAATACTACTTGAAGCACAAATACTTAAACGAAGAGGACCTTGACGATCTTGTTGCAAGATCGTGTATGAGTTACGAGAGCATCAGGGAATGGTTTGTACAAAGGCAAACAGAAGGTGGTGCTTCTGAGAGCAATAATTCAGATGGACAGTACCCCGGTGATGATGAGAAGAATGAACCACTTGATGAGGATGAAGATTGGCCTGGGGAAGAGAATGCGAGCCAGGAGGATGAAGATGATGCCTCTGATGCAAGTGGCAGCAGTGATGTATGGAAACCTCCTTCACAAAAAAGCAATGAAGTTACGGAACCAGATGGTGAATTTTCTGCAGAGAATTCCAATGTATAA